The following proteins are co-located in the Hemicordylus capensis ecotype Gifberg chromosome 11, rHemCap1.1.pri, whole genome shotgun sequence genome:
- the LOC128335270 gene encoding 40-kDa huntingtin-associated protein-like, protein MLSVPGAAGGPSSGFGPGSGGEAGPGSGGGDFLARYRLVSAKLRRRFLRKPNVSEAAEQFAALARELRAQESLPYAAWCQLAVARCAQSLGHAPGEAAALGEAARLWLRHERELRARQGGPPGLGLAEHLPAAQSCVAFGARLRLELGQPALAAGLWLELGAELRAAGEPGQAVPALLRAAELLAAAPLPLEALRCLRHVASCLLLGRDYDGALAVLTQAQQQLLAQAGSGGGSSAPAAAAPPPPGSARASAAAVASSAPTSQLPGAFLDELLHCEVTRVLLLLLLQPPPSKLLPEHAQTLEKYSWEALDAPSGYLPPELFLLLQSAVMACQEKALEALKVLQKALWPLLSPEQNHLLHLVVQEMISPSGQGV, encoded by the coding sequence ATGCTCTCGGTGCCGGGCGCGGCGGGCGGCCCTTCCTCGGGCTTCGGCCCGGGCTCCGGTGGCGAGGCCGGCCCGGGCTCCGGCGGCGGCGACTTCCTGGCCCGCTACCGGCTGGTGTCGGCCAAGCTGCGGCGCCGCTTCCTGCGCAAGCCCAACGTGTCGGAGGCGGCCGAGCAGTTCGCGGCGCTGGCGCGGGAGCTGCGCGCGCAGGAGAGCCTGCCCTACGCGGCCTGGTGCCAGCTGGCGGTGGCGCGCTGCGCGCAGAGCCTGGGCCACgcgccgggcgaggcggcggcgctgGGCGAGGCGGCGCGCCTGTGGCTGCGGCACGAGCGCGAGCTGCGCGCGCGCCAGGGGGGCCCTCCCGGGCTGGGCCTGGCCGAGCACCTGCCGGCCGCTCAGAGCTGCGTGGCCTTCGGCGCCCGCCTGCGCCTCGAGCTGGGCCAGCCGGCGCTGGCGGCTGGGCTCTGGCTGGAGCTGGGCGCCGAGCTGCGCGCCGCCGGCGAGCCGGGCCAGGCCGTGCCCGCCCTGCTGCGCGCCGCCGAGCTGCTGGCCGCCGCCCCGCTGCCCCTGGAGGCGCTGCGCTGCCTGCGCCACGTGGCCTCCTGCCTGCTGCTCGGCCGCGACTACGACGGCGCGTTGGCCGTGCTCACGcaggcccagcagcagctgctggcccaggccggcagcggcggcggctcctccgcccctgctgctgccgcccctccGCCGCCAGGGTCTGCCCGTGCCAGCGCTGCCGCTGTTGCCTCGTCCGCCCCCACCAGCCAGCTGCCCGGCGCCTTCCTGGACGAGCTGCTGCACTGCGAGGTGACCcgcgtgctgctgctgctgctgctccagccgcCGCCCTCCAAGCTGCTCCCCGAGCACGCCCAGACCCTGGAGAAGTACTCCTGGGAGGCCCTGGACGCCCCCTCCGGCTACCTGCCGCCCGagctcttcctgctgctccagtCCGCCGTCATGGCCTGCCAGGAGAAAGCCCTGGAGGCGCTGAAAGTGCTGCAGAAGGCGCTCTGGCCGCTGCTGAGCCCCGAGCAGAaccacctcctccatctggtgGTGCAAGAGATGATCAGCCCCTCCGGCCAGGGGGTCTGA